The proteins below come from a single Terriglobales bacterium genomic window:
- a CDS encoding methyl-accepting chemotaxis protein — protein MKGRLSSVLWRTIGINLAALLAVFALAYSAGARSGGLSLVDFGALPFAAGLRLWIAALVAVMVLFSLLWLATRILKPLNELTTYAETMEWREDSGTRPVSSDDDFAFLADRITELARRMAAATADQQELASLRQRISEFSVAASQAASGDLSARGVGGDDDLGRAIANFNRTLEAAGVVLQSGRKLAQQLAGNAADALTLSQHSGRTVGEQEREVANATEAFAALPPSIKQVSDNFDAVLRASQQAAGAVQQAHKQITGTRGDLDRMGAALESARQAVEKLQQSSDSALQMLHPLAQVTENATLLALNAAIESARAGAAGRTSPLAAERFRELAEDAASISRGIAQLISGMSEESAALKRALESERRAAEASSQNSGQAAQALEGALAAVQEASARAEVITVACARQADAARTVSAALQSATDLLRLAGQHARRGTLNAEQAEKLAQQLAAALAGLRASPLETALLSDAAKSAAGNNA, from the coding sequence GTGAAAGGGCGGCTGAGTTCGGTCCTTTGGCGGACGATCGGAATTAACCTGGCGGCGTTGTTGGCGGTATTTGCGCTGGCCTACAGCGCGGGCGCGCGCAGCGGCGGCTTGTCGCTCGTCGACTTCGGCGCGCTGCCATTTGCTGCCGGTCTGCGCTTATGGATTGCGGCGCTCGTGGCAGTGATGGTTCTGTTCTCGCTGCTGTGGCTGGCGACGCGCATCCTGAAGCCGCTGAACGAGCTGACCACCTACGCGGAGACGATGGAGTGGCGCGAGGATTCCGGCACGCGGCCGGTTTCCAGCGACGATGATTTCGCTTTTCTTGCGGACCGCATAACCGAGCTTGCCCGGCGCATGGCTGCCGCCACCGCCGATCAGCAGGAACTGGCCTCGCTGCGGCAGCGGATCAGCGAATTCTCTGTGGCCGCATCGCAGGCGGCGAGCGGCGACCTCAGCGCCCGCGGCGTCGGCGGCGATGACGACCTGGGCCGCGCCATTGCCAACTTCAATCGCACCCTGGAAGCGGCGGGCGTGGTGTTGCAGTCGGGCCGCAAGCTGGCGCAGCAGCTCGCCGGCAATGCGGCGGATGCGCTCACCCTGTCGCAACACTCGGGGCGCACCGTCGGTGAGCAGGAGCGCGAGGTGGCCAACGCCACCGAAGCCTTCGCGGCGCTGCCGCCCTCCATCAAGCAGGTGAGCGACAACTTCGACGCGGTGCTGCGGGCTTCACAGCAGGCCGCCGGCGCGGTGCAGCAGGCGCACAAGCAGATCACCGGCACGCGCGGCGACCTGGACCGCATGGGCGCGGCGCTGGAGTCGGCGCGGCAGGCGGTGGAGAAGCTGCAGCAGTCCTCCGATTCGGCGCTGCAGATGCTGCATCCGCTGGCGCAGGTGACGGAAAACGCAACCCTGCTCGCACTGAACGCGGCCATCGAGTCGGCGCGCGCCGGCGCGGCCGGGCGCACGTCGCCGCTGGCCGCCGAGCGTTTCCGCGAGCTGGCCGAAGACGCCGCCAGCATCAGCCGCGGCATCGCGCAATTGATCTCCGGGATGAGCGAAGAGAGCGCGGCGCTGAAGCGCGCTCTGGAAAGCGAGCGGCGTGCGGCCGAGGCGTCGTCGCAGAACTCGGGGCAGGCGGCACAGGCGCTGGAAGGCGCGCTCGCGGCAGTGCAGGAGGCGAGCGCGCGCGCGGAAGTGATCACTGTTGCCTGCGCTCGCCAGGCCGACGCGGCGCGCACGGTGAGCGCGGCGCTGCAATCGGCCACCGACCTGCTCCGCCTCGCCGGCCAGCACGCGCGGCGCGGCACACTCAACGCCGAGCAGGCGGAGAAGCTGGCGCAGCAGCTCGCGGCGGCGCTGGCCGGGCTGCGCGCCTCACCGCTGGAAACCGCCCTCCTGAGTGACGCAGCCAAGTCGGCCGCCGGCAACAACGCGTAA
- the rplS gene encoding 50S ribosomal protein L19, with the protein MSTSPIIQRLLAKVQRTDIPAFRAGDTIRVHVRIKEGDKERTQAFEGIVISRTAGPQASFTVRKISFGQGVERIFPLNSKVIDRIDVVRSSRVRRAKLYYLRNLRGKAARLREVEKQEGAPVAAAAAENT; encoded by the coding sequence ATGTCGACATCACCCATCATTCAACGGCTGCTCGCCAAGGTGCAGCGCACCGATATTCCCGCGTTCCGCGCCGGCGACACCATCCGCGTGCACGTGCGCATCAAGGAAGGCGATAAGGAGCGCACGCAGGCGTTCGAAGGCATCGTGATCTCGCGCACCGCGGGCCCGCAGGCCAGCTTCACCGTCCGCAAGATCAGCTTCGGACAGGGCGTGGAGCGCATCTTCCCGCTCAACTCCAAGGTGATCGACAGGATTGACGTGGTGCGCTCCTCGCGCGTGCGCCGCGCCAAGCTCTACTACCTGCGCAACCTGCGCGGCAAAGCTGCCCGCCTGCGCGAGGTGGAGAAGCAGGAAGGTGCGCCCGTTGCCGCCGCTGCGGCAGAGAACACCTAG
- a CDS encoding response regulator, whose product MTQAAKAGRPPVLVIEDEPSVIAFIQAALERSGYHVKPVASGAEALELLRDGGDDYLGIISDMRTPGGVTGADVYAWITSHRHDLLGRVVFITGDTVNEETLQLLQSTGAPCIEKPFRVQQLIAAVEETFGRSA is encoded by the coding sequence ATGACGCAGGCGGCCAAAGCGGGGCGCCCGCCGGTCCTGGTGATTGAAGACGAGCCGTCGGTGATCGCCTTCATCCAGGCGGCCCTGGAGCGCAGCGGTTATCACGTGAAGCCGGTGGCCAGCGGCGCCGAGGCGCTCGAGTTGCTGCGCGACGGCGGCGATGACTATCTCGGCATCATTTCCGACATGCGCACGCCGGGAGGCGTGACCGGCGCCGACGTCTATGCCTGGATCACTTCGCACCGGCACGATCTGCTCGGGCGCGTTGTGTTCATCACCGGCGACACGGTGAACGAAGAGACGCTGCAACTGCTGCAGAGCACCGGCGCGCCCTGCATCGAGAAGCCGTTTCGCGTCCAACAGCTCATTGCCGCGGTGGAAGAAACCTTCGGGAGGAGCGCGTAG
- the trmD gene encoding tRNA (guanosine(37)-N1)-methyltransferase TrmD — protein sequence MKFDLLTIFPGFFRGPLDHGIVRRAQEAGLVDVAVHDLRAFTRDRHRTVDDRPFGGGEGMVLKPEPLFECVESLGLAPRGERRREAVIVLSAQGRLFRQEVARELAQLERIVLICGRYEGVDERVSEHLADRELSVGDYVLSGGELAAAIVVDAVTRLLPGALGNEASARQESFTSGAGGYTGLETGAAPDSTCGSGGLLDYPHYTRPADFRGMKVPEVLLGGNHDQIRRWRRQRALEKTLRNRPELLRQSELAEEDREFVARVIAEPGGEKQ from the coding sequence ATGAAGTTTGATTTACTGACGATTTTCCCCGGCTTCTTCCGCGGCCCGCTCGATCACGGCATTGTGCGGCGGGCGCAGGAGGCGGGACTGGTGGACGTTGCCGTGCACGACCTGCGGGCCTTTACTCGCGATCGTCATCGCACGGTGGATGACAGGCCCTTCGGCGGCGGCGAGGGCATGGTGCTCAAGCCCGAACCGCTGTTCGAGTGCGTCGAGTCGCTCGGCCTGGCGCCGCGCGGCGAGCGCCGGCGGGAAGCGGTGATCGTGCTCTCGGCGCAAGGGCGGCTGTTTCGCCAGGAAGTGGCGCGGGAGCTGGCGCAGCTGGAGCGGATTGTGCTCATCTGCGGCCGCTACGAAGGCGTAGACGAGCGCGTGAGCGAGCACCTGGCCGACCGCGAGCTGTCAGTCGGCGACTACGTGCTGAGCGGCGGCGAGCTGGCGGCGGCGATCGTGGTGGACGCCGTCACCCGCCTGTTGCCCGGCGCCCTGGGGAACGAAGCCTCGGCGCGGCAGGAGAGCTTCACCTCCGGCGCTGGCGGATATACTGGACTGGAGACGGGCGCCGCGCCCGATTCCACCTGCGGTTCCGGCGGGCTGCTGGACTATCCGCATTACACGCGGCCGGCAGACTTTCGCGGGATGAAGGTCCCCGAGGTGCTGCTGGGCGGAAACCACGACCAGATCCGCCGCTGGCGCCGGCAGAGAGCGCTGGAGAAAACGCTGCGCAACCGGCCGGAGCTGCTCCGGCAGAGCGAGCTCGCCGAAGAAGACAGGGAATTCGTGGCCCGCGTGATTGCCGAGCCGGGCGGAGAGAAGCAGTGA
- a CDS encoding chemotaxis protein CheW: MDNVLDLFDRQPAPEPSVALDRALAGLMDQRLRLEARLAELDRVRAQFSAARLEPALMAAASKLEEQIREMDRDLTRLADAIHGLRVELEARAQIAPGAFGAMAVLFVSAGGQRFAVPIDQVKQVRDPDGSAASRLDALLGLRPVATRTARVLVGEDLAVVVDEVLRQDEVRVLPLSTALGSMKIYMGAALTAGDVLVPVLNLRELTRRPA, encoded by the coding sequence ATGGACAACGTGCTCGACCTCTTCGACCGGCAGCCTGCCCCTGAGCCGAGCGTCGCGCTCGACCGGGCGCTCGCCGGGCTGATGGATCAGCGGCTGCGCCTGGAAGCGCGGCTGGCGGAACTCGATCGCGTGCGCGCGCAGTTCTCCGCCGCGCGGCTGGAACCTGCGCTGATGGCCGCGGCGTCGAAGCTCGAGGAGCAGATCCGCGAAATGGACCGCGACCTGACACGACTGGCCGACGCCATCCACGGGTTGCGCGTGGAGCTGGAGGCGCGCGCCCAGATCGCGCCCGGCGCCTTCGGCGCCATGGCGGTGCTGTTCGTCTCAGCCGGCGGGCAGCGCTTCGCCGTTCCCATAGATCAGGTGAAACAGGTTCGCGACCCGGATGGAAGTGCTGCCTCGCGTTTGGATGCGCTGCTGGGATTGCGGCCGGTTGCAACGCGCACCGCCCGTGTGCTGGTGGGTGAGGACCTGGCCGTAGTCGTCGACGAGGTCTTGCGCCAGGACGAAGTGCGCGTGCTGCCGCTGAGCACCGCCTTGGGCAGCATGAAGATCTACATGGGGGCGGCCCTCACCGCCGGCGACGTGCTGGTCCCCGTCCTCAACCTGCGCGAACTCACTCGTCGCCCCGCGTAG
- a CDS encoding chemotaxis protein CheW: protein MLFSTAQADMNEPRGRWCVFRAGRELCLPAEQVHEIRAWPAVACLPLAPGRVLGLFALGDEAVPVIAVQAGDGDSPEFTHVLIAGRSRARFAIAACGPRLVEQETPPAEVVDTKGMLAEL, encoded by the coding sequence ATGCTTTTTTCCACTGCACAGGCTGACATGAACGAGCCACGAGGTCGCTGGTGTGTTTTTCGCGCCGGGAGAGAGCTGTGTCTTCCCGCGGAGCAGGTTCATGAGATCCGCGCCTGGCCGGCGGTGGCCTGTTTGCCGCTCGCGCCTGGCCGCGTGCTGGGTTTGTTTGCGCTGGGCGATGAAGCGGTGCCGGTGATCGCAGTCCAGGCGGGCGATGGAGATTCCCCGGAATTCACGCATGTCCTGATCGCGGGCCGGTCCAGGGCGAGGTTCGCGATTGCGGCATGCGGGCCCCGGCTGGTGGAGCAGGAAACGCCGCCGGCGGAAGTCGTCGACACAAAGGGAATGCTGGCTGAACTGTGA
- a CDS encoding peroxiredoxin-like family protein has protein sequence MTGMWRGASNEETGPVSAEKPLRLTLAEITGRVSSLVPPEKLEPPERAIDDLRASGITERILRVGATAPDFELVDQRGQVVRSADLLVRGPLIVVFFRGRWCPYCVATLEAWQARLPQVQAAGASLVAISPQKPLHTSFTAEQHKLTFPVLSDTGNAVARQFGLAYRVPDYLERHYRGIFINLPNSNGDPSWELPLAATFVIAGKDAGEVARVRTVRFAYASPDFKDRAEPADVLRAAGQS, from the coding sequence ATGACTGGCATGTGGCGCGGCGCCAGCAACGAGGAAACCGGACCTGTCAGCGCGGAAAAACCACTTCGGCTCACGCTGGCTGAAATCACCGGCCGCGTCAGCTCACTCGTCCCGCCGGAAAAACTCGAGCCACCTGAGCGCGCCATTGACGACCTGCGGGCTTCAGGGATAACCGAGCGCATCCTTCGCGTCGGCGCGACGGCGCCCGATTTCGAACTAGTCGACCAGCGCGGGCAAGTGGTCCGCTCGGCGGACCTGCTCGTCCGCGGGCCGCTGATCGTCGTGTTCTTCCGCGGGCGCTGGTGCCCGTACTGCGTCGCTACCCTCGAAGCCTGGCAGGCGCGTTTGCCGCAGGTTCAAGCCGCAGGCGCCTCGCTGGTCGCCATCTCGCCGCAGAAGCCGCTCCACACCAGCTTCACCGCCGAGCAGCACAAGCTGACGTTCCCCGTCCTGAGCGACACAGGCAACGCGGTCGCGCGCCAGTTCGGGCTGGCGTACCGCGTGCCCGATTACCTTGAGCGCCACTACCGCGGCATCTTCATCAATCTGCCGAACTCGAACGGCGATCCGAGCTGGGAGCTGCCGCTGGCGGCAACGTTCGTGATCGCCGGTAAGGACGCGGGCGAGGTCGCCCGCGTCCGCACGGTCCGGTTTGCCTATGCCAGCCCCGACTTCAAGGACCGAGCGGAACCGGCGGACGTCCTCCGGGCGGCTGGTCAGAGTTGA
- the rimM gene encoding ribosome maturation factor RimM (Essential for efficient processing of 16S rRNA): protein MLTDFPGRFAERKHVHLLLKSGQWRGQLSGFEIEDFWPHKGRMILKFRGVDSISDAEKLAGAEVQIERGQRAPLEGNAAYAGDLVGCAVVEVGRETPRQLGVIDDVLAGAGEAPLLVVKSGSRELLVPFAEEFLRKMDVGGRRIEVALPEGLLALDAPLSAAEKQEQHRGAETKGKRKKEKGKS, encoded by the coding sequence CTGCTCACCGATTTTCCCGGGCGGTTTGCTGAACGCAAGCATGTTCACCTGCTGTTGAAGAGCGGCCAGTGGCGCGGGCAGCTCAGCGGGTTTGAGATTGAAGACTTTTGGCCCCACAAAGGCCGCATGATTTTGAAGTTCCGCGGCGTGGATTCGATCTCCGACGCGGAAAAGCTGGCCGGCGCCGAAGTGCAGATCGAGCGAGGCCAGCGCGCGCCGCTGGAAGGCAACGCAGCCTACGCCGGCGACCTGGTGGGATGCGCGGTCGTCGAAGTTGGCCGAGAGACGCCCCGCCAGTTGGGCGTGATTGACGATGTTCTCGCCGGCGCCGGCGAAGCGCCGCTGCTGGTGGTAAAGAGCGGCAGCAGGGAATTGCTGGTCCCGTTCGCGGAAGAGTTCCTGCGGAAGATGGACGTTGGCGGGCGGCGGATCGAGGTTGCGCTGCCGGAAGGCCTGCTCGCACTCGACGCGCCTCTGAGCGCGGCAGAGAAGCAGGAGCAGCACCGGGGCGCAGAAACGAAAGGCAAAAGGAAAAAGGAAAAAGGAAAAAGTTAA
- the rpsP gene encoding 30S ribosomal protein S16, giving the protein MIRLSRVGARKQPYYRVVVIDKQRARNGRSVEVVGTYNPRTNPATVDLDRERVDYWLSKGAQPSETVNKLLQKPAPAPTAA; this is encoded by the coding sequence ATGATTCGTCTTTCGCGCGTTGGTGCGCGCAAACAGCCCTACTATCGCGTGGTGGTGATTGACAAGCAGCGCGCGCGCAATGGACGCTCGGTGGAGGTGGTGGGCACGTACAACCCGCGCACCAACCCGGCGACCGTGGACCTGGACCGCGAGCGCGTTGATTACTGGCTCTCGAAGGGCGCGCAGCCGTCGGAAACCGTGAACAAGCTGCTGCAGAAGCCCGCGCCGGCGCCCACCGCGGCCTAG
- a CDS encoding histidine kinase dimerization/phospho-acceptor domain-containing protein translates to MQESDNKAQIVLIVAGDESQALALQGRWSSDAAAPQFVVASASRAAAQAVKCDLAVVAGLAGERLDLLLQALSRIAKLSVVCFAESAQTREYGAPTIVLQQHEDWIDTAVVLGREILRRQRLAEMARRAEEAAAASLGHATVGRYVLEMRHNVNNALTSVLGNAELLLMGEALAPEVRAQVEIIHSMTMRMHEIMRRLASLASEMRFATAPSQSETRFPPEERRSRRLRHSA, encoded by the coding sequence ATGCAGGAAAGCGACAACAAAGCGCAGATCGTGCTGATCGTGGCCGGCGATGAGAGCCAGGCGCTGGCGCTGCAGGGCCGCTGGAGCAGCGATGCCGCCGCGCCGCAGTTCGTTGTCGCCAGCGCTTCGCGGGCCGCAGCGCAGGCCGTGAAGTGCGACCTCGCCGTGGTCGCCGGCCTTGCCGGCGAGCGCCTCGATCTTCTGCTGCAAGCCCTCTCGCGCATCGCAAAACTTTCTGTCGTGTGCTTCGCGGAGTCAGCCCAGACGCGCGAATACGGCGCGCCAACCATTGTGCTCCAGCAGCATGAAGACTGGATCGATACGGCCGTCGTTCTTGGCCGGGAAATTCTTCGCCGACAGCGGCTGGCGGAGATGGCGCGCCGGGCCGAAGAGGCCGCCGCGGCGTCGCTCGGTCATGCCACGGTGGGGCGCTACGTGCTGGAGATGCGTCACAACGTGAACAACGCGCTTACGTCGGTGCTCGGGAATGCCGAACTCCTGCTGATGGGCGAGGCGTTGGCGCCAGAGGTCCGCGCCCAGGTCGAGATCATCCACAGCATGACGATGCGCATGCACGAGATCATGCGGCGGCTCGCGTCGCTCGCGTCGGAAATGCGCTTCGCCACCGCCCCGTCTCAGTCTGAGACGCGCTTTCCACCCGAGGAACGGCGGTCGCGGCGCCTTCGCCACAGCGCCTAA
- a CDS encoding KH domain-containing protein, which produces MRALVEEIAKVLVDDPSQVSVEAVDEGGETVLELRVAESDLGKVIGKQGRTARSLRTILAAASMKLHKRYTLEIIE; this is translated from the coding sequence ATGCGCGCCCTAGTGGAGGAAATCGCCAAGGTGCTGGTGGACGATCCGAGCCAGGTGTCGGTCGAGGCGGTGGACGAGGGTGGCGAAACCGTCCTGGAGTTGCGCGTCGCCGAGAGCGACCTCGGCAAGGTGATCGGCAAGCAGGGGCGCACGGCGCGCTCGCTGCGCACCATCCTGGCGGCCGCGAGCATGAAGCTGCACAAGCGCTACACGCTGGAGATCATCGAATAG
- a CDS encoding sigma-54 dependent transcriptional regulator, whose product MHDLKLQFLIVDDQVTIRKLCTTIGASLGFECAEAESAEAALAHIQNNSPEIILADLRMDNMTGLEFLEKVKKVLPRTEVAIMTGYGSIESAVTAMKLGAYDYITKPFRVEELKLVLARMAEKVRLVAENEFLQARLDSDIALHGIVGSSPNIQDVLRMVARLKDTRTPVLISGESGTGKELVARAIHFHGSFAKRPFVAVDCGSLVPTLIESELFGYEKGAFTGALRSKEGLFQAANGGTIFLDEIGELPPEMQAKLLRVLQEKEVRPVGSNQRVPVDVRVIAATNRDLEAAYRQGTFRKDLYFRLNVVTVHLPALRERKSDIPALVHWFLERHAPGRRVQITPAAMRCFMDYEWPGNVRELQNCIERALALGNQSQIDLADLPAPLYTPAAEAAPGEAVPGNGATDLEELERVTIRRVFEQVGGDKTLAGKMLGISRATLYRKLKRYNILRSAMEAGAGN is encoded by the coding sequence ATGCACGACCTGAAGCTCCAGTTCCTGATCGTGGACGATCAGGTCACCATCCGCAAGCTGTGCACCACCATCGGCGCGTCGCTGGGCTTCGAGTGCGCTGAGGCGGAGAGCGCCGAGGCGGCGCTGGCCCACATCCAGAACAACTCGCCCGAGATCATCCTCGCCGACCTGCGCATGGACAACATGACCGGGCTGGAATTCCTGGAGAAGGTGAAGAAGGTCCTGCCGCGCACCGAAGTCGCCATCATGACCGGCTACGGCTCCATTGAGAGCGCGGTCACCGCCATGAAGCTGGGCGCGTACGACTACATCACCAAGCCCTTCCGCGTGGAGGAACTCAAGCTGGTGCTGGCGCGCATGGCGGAAAAAGTGCGCCTCGTGGCGGAGAACGAATTCCTGCAGGCGCGATTGGATTCCGACATCGCGCTGCACGGCATCGTCGGCTCATCGCCCAACATCCAGGACGTGCTGCGCATGGTGGCGCGCCTGAAGGACACCCGCACCCCGGTTCTCATCAGCGGCGAAAGCGGCACCGGAAAAGAGCTGGTGGCGCGCGCCATCCACTTCCACGGCAGCTTTGCCAAGCGGCCGTTCGTGGCGGTGGATTGCGGCTCGCTGGTGCCCACGCTGATCGAGTCAGAGTTGTTCGGATACGAAAAAGGCGCCTTCACCGGCGCCCTGCGATCGAAGGAAGGACTGTTCCAGGCGGCGAACGGAGGAACGATCTTCCTTGACGAGATCGGCGAGCTGCCCCCGGAGATGCAGGCGAAGCTGCTGCGCGTGCTGCAGGAGAAAGAAGTGCGCCCGGTGGGCAGCAATCAGCGCGTGCCGGTGGACGTGCGCGTGATCGCGGCCACCAATCGCGACCTGGAAGCCGCGTATCGGCAGGGAACGTTTCGCAAGGACCTCTACTTCAGGCTGAATGTGGTGACCGTGCATCTGCCTGCGCTGCGCGAGCGCAAGAGCGACATCCCGGCGCTGGTGCACTGGTTCCTGGAGCGGCACGCGCCCGGCCGGCGCGTGCAGATCACGCCCGCGGCCATGCGCTGCTTCATGGACTACGAGTGGCCGGGCAACGTCCGCGAGTTGCAGAACTGCATCGAGCGCGCGCTGGCGCTCGGCAATCAGTCGCAGATCGACCTTGCCGACCTGCCCGCGCCGCTCTACACACCAGCCGCAGAAGCCGCGCCCGGCGAAGCCGTCCCTGGAAACGGCGCGACCGACCTGGAAGAACTGGAGCGGGTCACCATTCGTCGCGTCTTCGAGCAGGTGGGCGGCGACAAGACCCTGGCGGGCAAAATGCTGGGTATCAGCCGCGCCACGCTTTACCGGAAGCTGAAGCGCTACAACATCCTGCGCTCGGCGATGGAAGCCGGCGCGGGCAACTAG
- a CDS encoding protein-glutamate O-methyltransferase CheR produces MSERKAKLDDAQIEDLVRRLEGRSGLVFEGERRAWLAAQAEDYARSRRVAPADLLRAVGASAAEYEGLLDRVLASEGKFRRYAAIFDVFERRVLPEMHMKKFWDRPRALRVWSAGCGAGEEAYSIAISVLETLASLDAWNIELLGCDLRRHAIQTAERGVYPRSAFNSMPPEQIENYFARAGEMLMVKPRLRGMVKFACANLLEGEYMGRFDCIFCLDVLGWLARPRRAHLLERFHEHLEPGGYLLLAPGEAATMQSYGRFAAVEREGEIVLQKPAGISRNLAVAGGM; encoded by the coding sequence ATGAGCGAGCGCAAGGCCAAACTCGACGACGCCCAGATCGAGGACCTGGTCAGGCGCCTGGAGGGGCGCTCCGGCCTGGTTTTCGAAGGTGAGCGCCGCGCATGGCTGGCCGCCCAGGCGGAAGACTACGCGCGCTCCCGCCGCGTCGCGCCGGCGGACCTGTTGCGCGCGGTTGGCGCGTCAGCCGCCGAGTACGAGGGCCTGCTCGATCGCGTGCTCGCGTCGGAAGGAAAGTTTCGCCGTTACGCGGCCATCTTCGACGTCTTCGAGCGCCGCGTCCTGCCCGAGATGCACATGAAGAAATTCTGGGACCGGCCGCGCGCGCTGCGCGTGTGGAGCGCCGGGTGCGGAGCGGGCGAGGAGGCGTATTCCATCGCCATCAGCGTTCTGGAGACGCTCGCGTCGCTCGACGCCTGGAACATCGAGCTGCTGGGCTGCGATCTGAGGCGGCACGCCATCCAGACGGCCGAGCGCGGCGTTTACCCGCGCAGCGCCTTCAACTCCATGCCGCCCGAGCAGATCGAGAACTACTTCGCGCGCGCCGGAGAAATGCTCATGGTCAAGCCGCGTCTGCGCGGAATGGTGAAGTTTGCATGCGCCAACCTGCTCGAGGGCGAATACATGGGGCGCTTCGACTGCATCTTCTGCCTCGATGTGCTCGGCTGGCTGGCGCGGCCCCGCCGCGCGCATCTGCTGGAGCGCTTCCACGAGCACCTGGAGCCGGGCGGCTACCTGCTGCTCGCGCCCGGAGAGGCGGCCACGATGCAGTCGTACGGGCGCTTCGCCGCGGTGGAGCGCGAGGGCGAAATCGTGTTGCAGAAGCCCGCGGGCATCAGCCGCAACCTGGCCGTCGCCGGAGGCATGTGA
- a CDS encoding PqqD family protein, with amino-acid sequence MASPEIALTSSVRIAPDVIYRDLEDEAVLLDLKTGTYFGLDPMGTRMWHLLEENGSLQLVAQRITEQYDVTADVCERDLREFVERLREKGLVELV; translated from the coding sequence GTGGCTTCGCCTGAGATAGCGCTGACGTCCTCGGTGCGCATTGCGCCTGACGTGATCTACCGTGACCTGGAAGACGAGGCCGTGCTGCTCGACCTCAAGACCGGCACCTACTTCGGCCTCGATCCGATGGGCACCCGCATGTGGCATCTGCTGGAAGAGAATGGCTCGCTGCAGTTGGTGGCCCAGCGCATCACCGAGCAGTACGACGTCACCGCCGACGTCTGCGAGCGCGACCTGCGGGAATTTGTGGAGCGTCTGCGGGAAAAAGGATTGGTCGAGCTGGTTTAG